The following nucleotide sequence is from Vicinamibacteria bacterium.
TGACTTATCGGCTCTACAGTCGCTTCGTTCCCCTCGGGCCCGAGATCGAGGACGATCCCGCGCTCACGGGATTCTGGGTGGAAGAGGTGGACCTGGGTCAGCCCTCGGGCGAACGGCGCACCATCGAGGGCAAGGAGTTCTTCACCTTTCCTCTCAAACAGCGCGTCCTGTTCCCGACCAAGACGGGCACGCTCGACGTTCCGCCTCTCACACTCTCGATGGCGTTTCGTTTGAGCGCGAGCGATCCTTTCGATGCTTTCTTTGCGCGGGCCTCGGAGCCGGTGACCCTCCGCACCCAGCCCGTCTCGATCGAGGTGCGGCCCCTTCCGGTCGCGGGGCGCGGACGCGAGTTCGAAGGCGCCGTGGGCGAGTACCGCTTCTCGGCCGAGCTCAACAAGGAGGAAGTCCGCGCCGGGGACCCCGTGAGCCTCACTTTCTCTATCGAGGGCAAAGGGAATCTCCGGGTCGTGAAAGCGCCCGAGCTTCCCGAGCTCGCCGGCTTTCGAACGTT
It contains:
- a CDS encoding BatD family protein, whose protein sequence is MSPLALVLALASATVQDIDVQATVNASRIGVQDVLELTVSISGGGGGAEPELPAIDGFRVTGRSTSSQFQIVNGQMSSTRSFIYQLLPQKEGTFSIGAVAVESGGKTYRTDPITVEVVSGSLAPRTSPGRGSLLDPFPRRRPVQISEEDVFVRAEASKPSVYLGEQLVVTYRLYSRFVPLGPEIEDDPALTGFWVEEVDLGQPSGERRTIEGKEFFTFPLKQRVLFPTKTGTLDVPPLTLSMAFRLSASDPFDAFFARASEPVTLRTQPVSIEVRPLPVAGRGREFEGAVGEYRFSAELNKEEVRAGDPVSLTFSIEGKGNLRVVKAPELPELAGFRT